The following coding sequences lie in one Mucilaginibacter sp. KACC 22773 genomic window:
- a CDS encoding serine hydrolase domain-containing protein has protein sequence MKKNYKSATYRFAIYALKFTKLVAVAGMLLFTGCSKDSPPATKTDTGTGTGTGTGTGTGTGTGSGTTVDTLTASKIAVSALDDEVNAFMTTYNVPAVSVAITKGEKLVYLKAYGITDKSKGTKAAITDRYRLASLSKQFTSVAIMKLLDQGKIKLNDKVFGDGALLGKTYGTKAYGAHITDITVDELLHHTSGGWGNEVNDPMFSNQAMTAAQLITWTLDNRPLDHVPGTNYDYSNFGYCILGRVIEKITGQTYEQAVKTLVLTPIGITDMTIGGNTFAQKLPKEVTYYGQYGEDPYAMNVSRMDSHGGWIATAADLARLLVYIDKFPVRPDILTPSTLNIMYTGSAANAAYGCGWAIAGNNYFHQGSLPGTATEQGRLDNGFNFVILTNTRSLKVNFDNDLDQIFWRAYAKNPTWATDDLFIK, from the coding sequence ATGAAAAAAAATTATAAGTCCGCAACTTACCGCTTTGCTATTTACGCTTTAAAATTTACCAAATTAGTTGCAGTTGCCGGCATGCTGCTTTTTACCGGTTGCAGCAAAGATTCGCCCCCGGCTACTAAAACAGATACTGGAACAGGCACAGGAACAGGCACAGGTACAGGTACAGGTACAGGTACTGGTTCAGGAACGACGGTTGACACCCTTACTGCCAGCAAAATTGCGGTATCTGCTTTAGATGATGAAGTAAATGCTTTTATGACTACTTATAACGTGCCGGCAGTATCTGTAGCCATCACCAAAGGAGAAAAATTGGTTTACCTGAAAGCGTATGGTATAACCGATAAATCTAAGGGTACCAAAGCGGCAATAACCGATCGTTACCGGTTAGCCAGCCTTTCAAAGCAGTTTACTTCGGTTGCTATAATGAAATTGCTTGATCAGGGTAAAATAAAGCTGAACGACAAAGTATTTGGCGATGGGGCGCTTTTAGGTAAAACCTATGGCACTAAGGCCTACGGCGCACATATTACCGATATTACTGTTGATGAACTGCTGCACCATACATCCGGAGGCTGGGGTAACGAAGTGAACGACCCGATGTTCAGTAATCAGGCAATGACAGCGGCACAACTCATCACCTGGACTTTAGATAACCGCCCGCTTGACCATGTACCAGGCACAAACTACGATTACTCGAATTTTGGTTACTGTATATTAGGACGAGTTATAGAAAAAATAACCGGACAGACGTATGAACAAGCTGTGAAAACATTGGTATTAACACCTATCGGAATTACCGATATGACTATTGGCGGTAACACATTTGCCCAAAAACTTCCAAAAGAAGTTACTTACTATGGCCAGTATGGCGAAGATCCTTATGCAATGAATGTGAGCCGGATGGACTCGCACGGAGGGTGGATTGCTACAGCTGCCGATCTGGCCAGGCTCCTGGTTTACATCGATAAATTTCCGGTACGTCCGGATATCCTTACACCGTCAACCTTAAATATTATGTATACCGGCTCAGCAGCCAATGCAGCCTATGGTTGCGGCTGGGCTATTGCCGGCAATAACTACTTCCACCAGGGAAGTTTACCCGGCACAGCCACCGAACAGGGCCGGCTTGATAACGGGTTTAACTTTGTTATTTTGACCAATACGCGAAGTTTGAAAGTCAATTTTGACAATGACTTAGACCAGATATTCTGGAGGGCTTACGCCAAAAATCCAACCTGGGCTACTGACGACTTGTTCATTAAATAA